A DNA window from Luteolibacter luteus contains the following coding sequences:
- a CDS encoding HAD-IA family hydrolase: MAYRTIIFDFDGTLADTLEESRRIYNSLAGDYKLREVSAEELPNLRHFSLLELLDHLDIPKRRVPSLLSRGTALMRGNITKLPLIPGISDILPEMRARAQAFGILTSNATANVDLFLRAHGLREHFDFISSTSKLTGKSKHLKAIQKTFSVRADEMLYVGDEIRDIKASKKAGIAIAAVTWGFNSTESLEAETPTHVVSTPSELLELVPGS; this comes from the coding sequence TTCGACTTTGACGGCACCCTTGCGGACACGCTGGAGGAGAGCCGCCGGATCTACAACAGCTTGGCGGGCGACTACAAGCTGCGGGAAGTCTCCGCCGAGGAACTGCCCAACCTCCGGCATTTCTCGCTGCTGGAGTTGCTCGATCATCTGGATATCCCGAAGCGCCGGGTACCCTCACTGCTGTCCCGCGGGACAGCGCTAATGCGGGGGAATATTACCAAGCTGCCCCTGATTCCGGGAATCAGCGATATCCTACCGGAGATGCGAGCCCGGGCGCAGGCGTTCGGCATCCTGACCTCGAATGCCACGGCCAATGTGGATCTGTTCCTGCGTGCCCACGGATTGCGGGAACACTTCGATTTCATTTCATCGACCTCGAAGCTCACCGGCAAATCGAAGCACTTGAAGGCGATCCAGAAGACCTTCTCCGTGCGCGCCGACGAGATGCTCTACGTGGGCGACGAGATCCGTGACATCAAGGCTTCCAAGAAGGCTGGGATCGCCATTGCGGCTGTCACCTGGGGTTTCAATTCCACCGAATCCTTGGAAGCGGAGACTCCTACCCACGTGGTTTCAACCCCGTCGGAGTTGTTGGAATTGGTTCCAGGATCTTAA
- a CDS encoding OmpA family protein, whose translation MSELPPDPEKEHLPHETPAETPKSTTTLPTSVLAMGFIAVTLVGVLIASAIRSRPAVPDTKDEKDDPALRDARARIQMLQESVNTERQKLGLSPMYGQTAKSADEVAARITEDAATLVALAKSVPDLIAKKDAEMDKLNQDYTESLKLQGILRDQLAKSEEKLGRALIDGSEASTLRTQLDAANKRVISLGDEVRRLKEGPGELQARLNTVIADRDSLKARLAELESRLSQASLFAGTESQLFKEAVELFRSLRELENKPDSEISAAYSQYGAKMGANVLDRIEFPTGSSDIPPEIHTKIAGFAAEAPDNALLIVIGYASETGNVDSNRTLSSERATAVAKVLDEAKKPGQRVQAAYLGQTDRFGSKFPERNQISEVWQIVPKTNN comes from the coding sequence ATGTCCGAGCTGCCTCCTGATCCCGAGAAGGAACATCTGCCTCACGAAACGCCTGCCGAAACGCCGAAGTCGACCACAACCTTGCCGACTTCCGTGCTGGCGATGGGCTTCATCGCGGTGACCTTGGTCGGCGTGCTAATTGCTTCCGCCATCCGCTCGCGGCCTGCCGTGCCGGACACCAAGGATGAGAAAGACGATCCGGCGCTGCGCGATGCGCGGGCCCGCATCCAGATGCTTCAAGAAAGCGTCAACACGGAGCGCCAGAAGCTGGGTCTCTCTCCGATGTACGGCCAGACTGCAAAGTCGGCGGACGAAGTGGCCGCCCGCATTACCGAGGATGCGGCGACGCTGGTAGCCTTGGCCAAGAGCGTTCCCGACTTGATCGCCAAGAAGGACGCGGAGATGGACAAGCTGAACCAAGACTACACCGAGTCCTTGAAGCTCCAAGGCATTCTTCGCGATCAACTGGCGAAGTCCGAAGAGAAGTTGGGCCGTGCGCTTATCGACGGATCGGAAGCATCAACTCTCCGCACGCAGCTCGACGCCGCCAACAAGCGGGTCATCTCCCTCGGTGACGAAGTCCGCCGCCTGAAGGAAGGCCCGGGCGAACTACAGGCTCGCCTGAACACCGTGATCGCCGATCGTGATTCGCTGAAGGCCCGCTTGGCTGAACTCGAGTCGCGACTTTCGCAAGCCTCGCTCTTCGCAGGCACCGAGTCGCAGCTCTTCAAGGAAGCGGTCGAACTGTTCCGCAGCCTGCGCGAACTCGAGAACAAGCCGGATTCCGAGATCAGCGCAGCCTACAGCCAGTATGGCGCGAAGATGGGCGCCAACGTGCTGGATCGGATCGAGTTCCCAACCGGTTCCTCCGACATTCCTCCGGAGATCCACACCAAGATCGCGGGCTTCGCAGCCGAGGCTCCGGACAATGCGCTGTTGATCGTGATCGGCTACGCGTCGGAAACAGGCAACGTGGATTCCAACCGCACCCTCTCTTCCGAACGTGCCACCGCAGTGGCCAAGGTGCTTGACGAAGCGAAGAAGCCGGGACAACGCGTCCAAGCCGCTTACCTCGGCCAGACCGATCGCTTCGGTTCGAAGTTCCCGGAGCGCAACCAGATCAGCGAGGTCTGGCAGATCGTCCCGAAGACGAACAACTGA